The Mycolicibacterium aromaticivorans JS19b1 = JCM 16368 DNA segment CTGCGGTCAACGCGACCGCGGCTCGGGCGGCGTTCGACGAGCTGGCCGAGAAATGGGGGCAGCGCTACCCGGCAGTGATCCGGCTCTGGGACAACGCCTGGGCGGAGTTCATTCCGTTCCTGGACTACGACGTGGAGATCCGGCGAGTGATCTGCTCGACGAACGCGATCGAGTCGCTCAACGCCCGCTACCGCCGCGCGATCAAGGCCCGCGGACACTTCCCCTCCGAGCAGGCGGCGCTCAAGTGCCTGTATCTGGTGACCCGATCACTGGACCCGACCGGTGTCGGCAGGGCACGATGGACGATGCGGTGGAAACCTGCCCTCAATGCGTTCGCGATCACCTTCGCCGACCGATTCCCGGCAGCCGAAACCTACTGATGAAAAACGCCGGAAACACCGTTAGCGAGATAGACCCACATCGACGACATAGTCGTGTTGGCGGTGTTCTTTGGCCAAGCAGGGCCGTCACGCGCAGCGGCAATTCGAGTCGTGTTGGGACAGTACGTCGGCTTCGCTGCGATCCTCGCCGTTTCCGTGGCCGGCGCACTAGGGGCTGAGCTTCTGCCAAGAGCAGCGATTCCGTATCTCGGGCTGCTTCCATTGCTGCTGGGGGTCCGTGCCGCATGGAAACTATGGCGTGAGCACGGCGAAGAGGACAACCCAAGGGACGCTTCGCCGACCGACAAGGCTGGCGTCATGCAAATCGCCACCGTCACCTTCGCCAACGGCGGCGACAACATAGGCGTCTACGTGCCAGTGTTCTCGGTGACAAGTTTCAGCGGCATGACTGGTTACGTCAGTGTCTTCTTGATTGGAGTGGCGTTCTGGTGCCTGGCCGGCTGGTACTTCGCTAGACACCCCGCTGTCGCACGGATACTCACCCGCTGGGGCCATTTCATTCTGCCGGTCGTGCTCATCGGCATAGGCCTGGTGATTCTCATCGAAGGAGGCGCATTCGGTCTGTGAGGGGGTGGAGGGTGGCCCCTCTGCGCAGCCATGTCACGCCTCGTACGGCCAGCGTCTTCTCTCTCTCCGGCGCGTGTGCGTCCGCAATCCGTCCGCAGTAGCTTCTGTGACGCTCTCAATTCGTCAACGTCGCCAACCCGTTGAACTGCTATTTCTAACGTTCCCAACGCGCCCGACGGTGACAAACCTCCAAGTCGTCTCGTTCGCATCGAGAAGGTCATAGTCCGGTCCGGAATGGTGGCGGCGGCTGGTCTGGCCTTTGCCTTCCGGACACCACCGCCGCCGACGACGAGAAGAAGATGTCCGGTCTCAGTCATGTTGTCATCCGCCATCAGGGATAGTGTCAAGTCGACTGAGACAATCGCGGTCCTGTCGGTCTCAATGAAGTTGTCCTTAAGTTCGTAGGTGCAGTTACTGCGTGTTGTTACGTTGTGCTGTGACCCGAGTGGGTCGGGTGAGGCTGTGATTGTTGTTGCCGGCCTTTGGTGCGGCTTGAAATGACTGGCCGCCCGGCCTGCTTGGACTTCCTCGGGCTGCTGATTGAGATCTGCGATGTGATCGCTTGTTTAAGGAAACGCTGGCGGGGTTGTCCGTGTGGTTTGTGTTGGCAGACAAGTGAGGTTCCCCCGGGAGCGTGGAGGCATCCACAATAGGGGTCGAGATGCCAGAGAAACGCAAGAAGTACGACCGGGCGTTCCGTGAGGGCGCGGTGCGGATCGTGCACGAGACAGGGAAGCCGATCGCGGCGATCGCGCGGGAGCTCGGGGTCAACGAGGGCACCCTCGGGAACTGGGTGACCCGGGACCGCGAGGCCCGGGAGGGGCGCGGGGAGTTGACCCGCGATGACATGGACGAGCTCAAGCGCCTGCGCAGCGAGAACGCCGAGCTGCGGATGGAGCGCGATGTCCTCAAGCGATCCGTGGTCCTGTGGGTGAAGGAGGCGACGAAGTGAGCGTGGCACGCTTTGTCGCTGACCAGAGGACCAAATACCGAGTGCCCCATACGTTTACCTGTGCGCTGCTGGGAATCAGTGTGTCGTGGTTCTACAAGTGGCTGGCCCGCGCCGGCGACCCTGATGGGGTGCACACCGACTCTGATCGGCGACGCGCCGCCCTCGACGAGGCGGTCCACACGGCCTTCAACACAGCCAAGGGGTTGCATGGTTCGCCGCGGCTGGCGGCCGATCTGCGCGATCTGGGCTGGACGGTGTCGGAGAAGACGGTGGCCGACTCGATGCGCCGTCAGCACCTGGTGGC contains these protein-coding regions:
- a CDS encoding cadmium resistance transporter encodes the protein MDDIVVLAVFFGQAGPSRAAAIRVVLGQYVGFAAILAVSVAGALGAELLPRAAIPYLGLLPLLLGVRAAWKLWREHGEEDNPRDASPTDKAGVMQIATVTFANGGDNIGVYVPVFSVTSFSGMTGYVSVFLIGVAFWCLAGWYFARHPAVARILTRWGHFILPVVLIGIGLVILIEGGAFGL
- a CDS encoding transposase yields the protein MPEKRKKYDRAFREGAVRIVHETGKPIAAIARELGVNEGTLGNWVTRDREAREGRGELTRDDMDELKRLRSENAELRMERDVLKRSVVLWVKEATK